The window ctaataaaaaaataaaatgtgattaagTGTGAATAATTCAAATTGAAAATCCGACATTCAAACCCACATGTATATAGTTTCGTAACTGTTACTTATTTCTGAACGAATCGTAAATGTCATTACCATATGGCATTATTCCACTGACAGTTGACAGCTGGTACAAGTGTCACACCAGTCCATCATCACGGGCCACGGCGATGTGATGAATATctctttattaaatgaaacagtGATTATTGGCGTTAAATTATGACAATAAAGCAATTAAGAATAAACACATGACATAAACATTGATGCGTGTTAGTGTGAGTTTAATGGGTTATCGAGTAACAGGCTcaaaatgtttgattttgtgtgTAGTATTAACTTTCATCATGGGATGCTATTTGGCGTCTTTACCCTTAGAAGACGGTAAGTACACTTCTATTTAACGCACCTCTTGAATAATTCACTTGAATTTTAGGCACCATTTAAAGTTATATCTATTTAACAGGAAAGGCAGCGTTACCTAAACCAATCGAGAATGCAATATCGAACGAATCGAATAAAAAACGAATGGCAATACTCGTCCCGTTCAGAGACCGTTTCGAGGAGCTACTAGAGTTCGTGCCGCACATGTTCGCATTCTTATCGAAGCAGGACATACCATTTCACATCTTCATAGTTCAGCAAAAAGACAGCAATCGATTTAACCGAGCTTCATTGATCAACGTGGGATTTTTACACACTAGAAACGACTACGACTACATAGCGATGCATGACGTGGACCTATTACCTTTGAATGAcgatttgaaatatgaatatcCTGAATCAGGACCTCTTCATATTTCGTCTCCCGATACCCACCcgagatattattataagacatTTATAGGTGGTATCCTGTTGATAAAGAGGGAACACTTTGAGCTGGTTAAGGGAATGTCAAACAATTACTGGGGCTGGGGGTTAGAGGATGATGAGTTTTATGTGAGGCTGAGAGATGTGGGTTTGAAAGTGACAAGGCCGAGCAATATTACCACGGGTCGAGATAAGACATTTAGGTAAGTTATAGCTAGTTATGCTCAAGATGACTGCTATATTGACCCTTTTATGTAttcttttattagttttttttaagtatatttataagaaaacaaaTGTCAATGTTAGTTTATAGCACTGtttcattatttcttttaaatacataatgttgTTTCCAGCTACAAACATTGGTTTAACtaaacaaatttctaaaaataaaaactaatttctaaaaaaaaaaaaatattggtatgtaataacattgaaaatgaatgaatctgtcaaaaacatcagacatcaaatacattttttatttatataatgtaatttgacCAGGTTATAGTTTATCAAAGTATTAACCGCGGTATGTTCTAGAATATGTGTCCATTGACCCTAGCTGTATGAATTTGTtccattgttatttttgtttaagataTGCATATGGACATTTAAAGCCATACctacaaatttaataatcaagttaataagtgttttatcactgtaatttttaaattttctagttTTACTTTACTATTCCAAGCTTAAAAGAGAGatttaagtattaagtataGTAAGAATGGTAATTAAATATGCCAGTAAGGACATTtatagtatactagcttttgctcgcggctccgcccgcgttataaagtttttcaggctaaagttttccgttataaaagtagtagtttcccgggagcctatgttcttcccagggtctcaaactgtctccataccaaatttcatcttaatatgttgggtagtttttgagtttaacacgttcagacagacagatgcagcgggggactttgttttataatatattttatagaactttttaagaggaacaatcccgtcatacatcattgttgcataactttaaccgtttacgtagcgcacgcaacggaagctctcaaaactaataatttttccccgtttttgcaacatgtttcattactgctccgctcctactggccatagcgtaatgatatatagcctatagcgctccacaaataaagggctatccaacacaaaacgaatttttcagttcaaaccggtagttcctgagattagccattactgctccgctcctattggtcatagcgtgatgatatataactttgagcactccacaaacaaaggactatttaacacaaaaagaattattcagtttggaccggtagttcctgagattagccattactgctccgctcctattgggtatagcgtgatgatatatagcctatagcactccacgaccaaagggctatacaacgcaaaaagaatttttcagtttggaccggtagttcctgagattagccattactgctccgctcctattgggtatagcgtgatgatatatagcctatagcactccacgaacaaagggctatccaacgcaaaaagaatttttcaatttggaccggtagttcctgagattagcgcgttcaaacaaacaaacaaacaaactcttcagctttatataatagtatagatttgaattatcatatataagtagaaaaataaatcttgCGATGCATCATTGAAGGTGTTGCAGATaccaaaaatttaaagaaaaagcTTTGTTTTAACTGCCTACCTCTAACTAAACTAGATATTATGTCATTAATGCTTTGTATTAGAtcaaattctaaatattttaatttatttatttaccaaataaaacTACTTGCATGACCCTTAACCAAATTCTGTAGACAATCTATTTACAGAATAGTATGAttgttatttaactttattcaatgaataaatagtttaatagatttatatttcatgactaaaattgagtttatttacatacaaaagtcAGAAACAGTGTTACGATATGCAATTAGTTGGCTACCAAGAAATGCCGACATGCATGCCGCGATTAAGAGATACCACATAGAAGCGAGATAGTAAATATAGATTAGATTAGTTTATCTAGGTTCTGGGACTGATAGGGACTTTTACCTTCGTGTTTTAACAAGCTACTGTGACAATATATACCGTTTGatgattgataataataatcttacAGATGTATGccatatagaaatatattttaagatgcAAATCATTATCATAAAGGCGTAATTAGCGTGGCTATAAAATAATTGGTAGCATGATATTGATAAACA of the Manduca sexta isolate Smith_Timp_Sample1 chromosome 18, JHU_Msex_v1.0, whole genome shotgun sequence genome contains:
- the LOC115447086 gene encoding beta-1,4-galactosyltransferase 7: MRVSVSLMGYRVTGSKCLILCVVLTFIMGCYLASLPLEDGKAALPKPIENAISNESNKKRMAILVPFRDRFEELLEFVPHMFAFLSKQDIPFHIFIVQQKDSNRFNRASLINVGFLHTRNDYDYIAMHDVDLLPLNDDLKYEYPESGPLHISSPDTHPRYYYKTFIGGILLIKREHFELVKGMSNNYWGWGLEDDEFYVRLRDVGLKVTRPSNITTGRDKTFRHMHDKTYRKRDMRKCFNQREVTRRRDRITGLHDVAYNIHSTHRVTVDGLPLTVLNVELVCNKETTPWCQCPDPNPPKKKAT